The proteins below are encoded in one region of Lactuca sativa cultivar Salinas chromosome 3, Lsat_Salinas_v11, whole genome shotgun sequence:
- the LOC111918511 gene encoding protein FAR1-RELATED SEQUENCE 5 — MTNKFKMPFSPFTGVNHHGQSIIFGGALLENEKEETFEWLFKHFLKCMFDKYPNAIITDQDKAMGNAIKRMFPNTRHRFCSWHIRKHETEHLRPYVSRYSDFQETHRKWVNSDTIEQFEATWEDMRIKYELESNCWISDMYNQRIHWAKPFLKDIFFAGMTTTGRSESINSFFDGFVNSKTMLNEFVVQYDKVVESRRATEEDEDFKTMNSRPVLSSVHPIEAKAGQCYTRKMFDTFKKEWTEAITNLSHNTLTKTTEESTYKVGQLDVDKKYWRIVTFRSLNQVSVTCSCSMYETNGILCKHSLYVMKKKNVQELPSHYILPRWTLGARYKLGSVSIGLGEINNENGVSAYTLFCVRLNFTKLIEQSRNSPSEIQKLNSMLINLLDDQANRKKSVSSENASQSFCMGVSQVDMMSQLSVCDPLGPTTTKGRPKLTIRIKSSLEAPKKRTCSYCQGFGHYATSCSKRKADESLQET; from the exons ATGACTAACAAATTCAAGATGCCCTTTTCTCCCTTTACTGGGGTGAATCATCATGGACAGTCTATCATTTTTGGTGGAGCATTGCTTGAAAATGAAAAGGAAGAGACATTTGAATGGTTATTTAAACATTTCCTCAAATGTATGTTTGACAAATATCCGAATGCAATTATTACCGATCAAGACAAAGCTATGGGTAATGCAATAAAAAGAATGTTTCCAAATACTCGACATCGCTTTTGTTCATGGCATATCAGGAAGCATGAAACTGAGCACCTTCGACCGTATGTTTCCCGTTACAGTGATTTTCAAGAAACGCATAGAAAATGGGTAAATAGTGACACCATTGAACAATTTGAAGCAACATGGGAAGATATGCGTATTAAGTATGAACTGGAAagcaattgttggattagtgacaTGTATAACCAACGTATACATTGGGCTAAACCCTTCTTGAAGGATATTTTCTTTGCTGGTATGACCACAACCGGACGAAGTGAGAGTATCAATTCATTTTTTGATGGATTTGTTAACTCGAAAACCATGCTGAATGAATTTGTTGTACAATACGACAAAGTAGTTGAGTCACGAAGGGCTACCGAAGAAGATGAAGACTTCAAGACTATGAACTCAAGGCCGGTTCTTTCTTCGGTGCATCCAATCGAAGCAAAAGCTGGTCAATGTTATACTAGAAAGATGTTTGATACTTTCAAAAAAGAATGGACCGAAGCTATTACCAATTTGAGTCACAATACTCTAACAAAAACTACAGAAGAAAGCACATATAAAGTTGGGCAATTGGACGTTGATAAAAAATATTGGCGTATTGTTACCTTTCGTTCTTTAAATCAAGTCAGTGTCACATGTTCTTGTTCTATGTATGAGACAAATGGGATTTTATGCAAGCATAGCTTATACgtaatgaagaagaagaatgttCAAGAACTGCCGAGTCATTATATTTTACCGCGATGGACCCTTGGTGCTAGGTACAAATTAGGTAGTGTTAGTATCGGACTTGGAGAAATTAATAATGAAAATGGAGTTAGTGCCTACACATTATTTTGTGTCCGTTTAAATTTTACTAAACTAATTGAACAATCAAGGAACTCACCTTCGGAGATACAAAAACTCAATTCGATGTTGATAAATCTTTTAGATGATCAAGCAAACCGAAAGAAATCTGTGTCTTCGGAGAATGCATCTCAAAGTTTTTGTATGGGAGTTTCACAAGTAGATATGATGTCACAATTATCTGTCTGTGATCCTCTTGGTCCCACTACTACAAAAGGGCGTCCTAAACTTACAATTAGAATCAAGTCTTCTTTGGAAGCCCCTAAAAAACGAACATGCTCTTACTGTCAAGGATTTGGTCATTATGCTACTAGTTGTTCAAAAAGAAAG GCGGATGAATCGTTGCAAGAGACATAA